A window of Phycodurus eques isolate BA_2022a chromosome 5, UOR_Pequ_1.1, whole genome shotgun sequence contains these coding sequences:
- the LOC133403096 gene encoding GTPase HRas, which produces MTEYKLVVVGAGGVGKSALTIQLIQNHFVDEYDPTIEDSYRKQVVIDGETCLLDILDTAGQEEYSAMRDQYMRTGEGFLCVFAINNTKSFEDIHQYREQIKRVKDSDDVPMVLVGNKCDLPARTVDTRQAQELARSYGIPYIETSAKTRQGVEDAFYTLVREIRQHKLRKLNPPDESGQDCMSCRCVVS; this is translated from the exons ATGACTGAGTATAAACTGGTGGTGGTGGGAGCTGGAGGCGTGGGCAAGAGTGCACTCACCATCCAACTCATCCAGAACCACTTTGTGGATGAATATGACCCCACCATAGAG GACTCGTACAGGAAACAGGTTGTGATTGATGGAGAGACCTGCCTGCTGGACATCCTGGATACTGCAGGTCAGGAGGAATACAGTGCAATGAGGGACCAGTACATGAGGACAGGGGAGGGGTTCCTCTGCGTGTTCGCTATCAACAACACCAAGTCGTTTGAGGACATTCATCAATACAG AGAACAGATTAAACGTGTGAAGGACTCAGATGATGTTCCCATGGTGCTTGTGGGCAACAAATGTGACCTCCCGGCACGCACGGTGGACACAAGGCAAGCCCAGGAACTCGCCCGTTCCTACGGCATCCCTTACATTGAAACCTCTGCAAAGACACGACAG GGAGTAGAGGATGCCTTCTACACACTGGTCAGGGAAATTAGGCAACACAAGCTGAGGAAGCTGAACCCACCGGATGAGAGTGGTCAGGACTGTATGAGCTGTCGCTGTGTGGTATCGTGA
- the zgc:123278 gene encoding tumor susceptibility gene 101 protein, giving the protein MTSCKSAIKKMLPKTYLRKHVSHEIHTALIHFKDLVPMVDKYIYNDGTTKVLMSLTGTIPIIFQDMSYNIPICVWLEESYPQSAPICYVRPMRDMMILRGNYVSGNGDVLLPYLQEWKQGKCDLVSLLQVMVSMFGDVPPICMQPHTQPAQASCSLQFHKQSRVLSRPDGSLYLSLSTEDDRLVPQGNETSC; this is encoded by the exons ATGACATCCTGCAAAAGTGCCATAAAGAAAATGCTGCCAAAG ACATATCTTCGTAAGCATGTGTCCCATGAAATACACACTGCGTTGATCCACTTCAAAGACCTTGTTCCAATGGTGGATAAATACA TTTACAATGATGGGACCACCAAGGTCTTGATGAGTCTCACAGGAACGATACCCATCATTTTTCAAG ATATGAGTTACAACATCCCCATATGTGTGTGGCTTGAGGAGAGCTACCCTCAGTCGGCCCCCATCTGCTACGTCAGGCCCATGCGGGACATGATGATATTGCGCGGAAACTATGTCTCTGGCAATGGTGACGTCCTGCTGCCATACTTGCAGGAGTGGAAGCAG GGGAAGTGTGACCTGGTGAGCCTCCTGCAGGTGATGGTTTCCATGTTTGGAGACGTCCCTCCCATCTGTATGCAGCCTCATACCCAGCCTGCGCAAGCATCCT GTTCGCTGCAGTTCCACAAGCAATCACGTGTGCTTTCCAGGCCAGACGGCAGTTTGTATTTGTCTTTATCAACAGAAGATGACCGACTTGTCCCTCAAGGAAATGAAACAAGCTGTTAA